TCTCcacacccttcctctcctccctcacaGGGTCTCAGCCCCATGGGTCGTCTTTCAGGCCCTCGAACCGAGTGAGCTCTGTCCTCAGGGCCTTTGTCCGTGGTCCTTCGAGCATGACTGTCTCCACCTGAGCCCCCTCGTCCCTGCCTCTGCTCAAGGGTGGGCAAGAGTCACCAAGTCTCAGCTCACGGGCTACCTCCTCGGGGATGTCTCCCATCACCGACCTCGAATTTTTCCCACCCCCAGCTGAAACACCCTCTCCATCACCGCCCCGAGCCCTCTCGAACCCTCTAATTACGTCGTCTGTTGTTTCACTCGTCCTCGGTGCTCCTGGGAGCCCCAACGGTGAGCCCCAAGGGTCGTGTTCACACCGTCACTCTCACAACATGCAGACCATCCGTAAGTGCTCAGTAGACCTCCAGCTTAAGGATGGTGGGCTGGATCGAGCATTCATTGTTTCCTGCTGAATTTCCATTAAAATGGcagtaaagggatttttttttttaaggcataaacccacaaagacagagagacagaatagGACAGCAGTCACATCTTGGAATCTGACGCTGAGGTACAGGTGGTCATCCTCTGAGCAAGTGCACGAGTGGTTCCGACGTGGTCGGGGGAAGCCCCCAGGCCCAGGGAGACTCCGTGTGAAGCCACTCCAGGGGAGCAGCCGTCTGGGGGTCAGTCTCCAGCACCCCCCACTCCCACTCAGGCAGAGCCCTCGGCCTCTAGCTGCATTCAGTTCCACCGCCCAACCCGGGAAGGGCCCCTTCCTCTTGGGGTCGTTCTGGAGAGTGAGACAGTGAGCGCCTGGCCCATGGCAGGGGACCCACCAGTGATCGTTCAAGGGTCAGCAGAGCCAGGTGAGGGGCCAGGTCAGGAACTCCAGCCCCACCACAGGAGCTCTCGCTGGGAAGGAGCTGCAAATGGCACTGCCCGCGGGAGGGCCAAGCCACCCAGAGCCACAGGCTGGTCCTCACAGCCAGACTCGCACCCCACAGCTCCCGGCACGTCCTCCCCGCAGAGGGCCTCCCGGGGAGTCAGCTGGCCCTTGAGAACAAGCCAGCAGGGCCATTTCCAGAGCAGCGGGAGATACGCAATCGGGCTACAGCTCCCCTGCTCCTCCTGCCACACTGGTTGCTTCAAGCCTTCTCACAAGCCCGTCTAAGGCCAACTTCCTGGGACATCCCTCTGGTCGAGCTCCAGGGACCAACTTCCCTTCCCAGTCACAGCTCCCCCCCGACCCCCCCCTTCACCAACGCTGCTGGGAGACCCCTCTGCACCAGCTCTGTTCCGGAATCTGTTCTGCTTCCCCACGCAGGGGTTCCAGGACCCAGTGAGGGGAACGGACATTAGAGCGAGGGGAGAGAACCACAGGACAGACGGAGGAGCCCCCCCAGGACGCCTGCCGGGGGCTCGGGCAGGGCTCCTTAACGCCTGCCCAGCCTACAGCTGGCTTCGCTGTTGCTTCTTAGATAAAAAGGCAGGAGCGCAGAACTCGGTCTGCCCTTCCCAATCTCGTGGTCACACACTCCAACCGACACTCACAATTGCAAGGGGAGAGACAGTCCCAGGAGGGAAGCGACCACGGGGAGGTCTGTCAGTCTGGTTACTGTGATGGGGATTTAACTCTCATGAAAATCTCTTGTCGAAACACCCCATACCACAAGactctgtatttttagtttttatatgcTATCCCCTTATACAACTTACTTTCGCCAGTTCGTTTATACCCAAAATGTATTCACTACAGACACTTGGGAGAAACGTACTGTGTTTCAAATGACGCTTCCATTTCATTCAGTTATCATCAAAGAACCAGCCACAAGGACGTCACGTAAACCGCTCGTTTATTAGCACTGGTACTGGGAACGAGCACCGCCGTAAACGTGCGGAGCTGCAGGGAGGAGACGGGGGCTCCGCGTGCGAGCGGCGGGTCCTTACTTCTTCCACTCGCTCCTCTCGTAGTCCCACTTGGCTGAGAAGCCCTGGACCGGGGCCGCCTTCATGTCAAGCATCCTCTTGGTCTGCTTGGCCACCCACTCGTCCTCAAAGGTGTGCGGGACGGGGCCGTACACTGCAGCCCAGAACAGCTTCGTGAGGCGACACGGTCCCGACAAGGTGTTGCCGAGCCAACGCGCCACACGGGCGAGGTCTTCCCCCCTCACTGGCGACCCGACCAGCGCAGTCGTCTGCCACTTGCCAgccacacgcgtgcacacacactgGTTTCGAATTCTGGGCACTGACAACTCGACATTTGCAAATTATTCCTTCGTTTGTAAAAGCGAGCAATAAAATACTTAAGCTAAAAGCAGAACGTCCTCTCTACAGGATACAGACAACGGGTCTACAGGCAAGCACAGAGCACGAACAGAACCAAAGGTGACGCGGGGGAGAGCAGAGGGTCACAGGTCTGTCGCCGACCCGCGGCCACAGGCAGGCCACAGACCCAGGACCACACCTCCTGAGAATGGGACGATGCGTCCTCGGCTGGGCGGAGAGAACACAGGACAGGCAGCACACGAGCGAGCAAGCAGGCAGCCCCAGCGATGGCTGAGCACGAACTGCTAGGTCCGCAGACCCAGAACTCTGGTTACTGAGCTGCGGTCCCTCCCCGACAGCTGAAACGGCCCTTGATGCGTAACAGTTCCCTTCTCCTTGATCTAACCTCCACTACTCCTTCTTCTGACAACTGACTGGCGAGCAGAGAAACCACTACTGGATAGGTGGCGTGCTGTACAAAGGAAGCCGTGCGTGACCGAGCGTGGCCCGCTCAGAATAAAGCAGACTCGGCTTACACACCACTTCCGTTCACGTGAGCCAGTCTCTCAGACCCGGTAAACAAGctgggggtggagcccaggaCGGAAGCGCCGATTTTGTGTGAAGGCCCCACGGCCCACTCTTGGGCACTGAAAGGTGCAGCCGCTCCGGGTACACGGCCCCTTCTCTCCCCGCCACTCACCGTACAGCTTCTCCCAGATGAGGATGAGAGCAGTGAAGCCGAGGAAGAACATGGCAGCGCCCACAACCGTCTTCCACTCGTTCGTGCTCCTGTTCATTTCCGCGAAGCTCTCCTTGAACTTAAGGCGGTACACTGGGAACAGAAAGGACAGCGCTGCAGGCGCAGAGGGCCACGGGGACCGACAGCCCCTCCTCGCGGCGGGGCTCCATCACTCCTCCCCACAACACGGGGGCGGCAAACACACAGCCAGGAACACAACACAGGCCTGAGGCCCGGACGCACCCACGCACACGTAAGGGGGAAGGAAGCAGATGCATGAAGTTACTGCTGTTGGACTGGGCAACCCTCATAGCCTCATAACATAACATAATGGAGTTTACTCTGGGCAAAAAAAGCAGTGAAATTCTTTCTCCTTTACATTAAGGTTTAAGGGTCTGTTTAAGCCCATAATACTTTCATGCCTCTTTCCTACCTGACAGTGACATTTCGCTGATCTTCCGTCAATAATTTTCAGCCAACCCAGTCCCACCCAGGGAGGCCCCGAGAAGCGACTCACACGCTAAGCCCTCCACAGAGCCCCGCTCAGCAGCTCTGTATCCCTGTTCCCGCTCCTCCCCGGGGGGGCTGGAGCCCACAAGCCTGG
This region of Balaenoptera acutorostrata chromosome 19, mBalAcu1.1, whole genome shotgun sequence genomic DNA includes:
- the LOC103015443 gene encoding cytochrome c oxidase subunit 4 isoform 1, mitochondrial — its product is MLATRVFSLIGKRAISTSVCVRAHGSVVKSEDYALPSYVDRRDYPLPDVAHVRDLSASQKALKEKEKASWSSLSIDEKVELYRLKFKESFAEMNRSTNEWKTVVGAAMFFLGFTALILIWEKLYVYGPVPHTFEDEWVAKQTKRMLDMKAAPVQGFSAKWDYERSEWKK